A genomic segment from Parus major isolate Abel chromosome 21, Parus_major1.1, whole genome shotgun sequence encodes:
- the CTNNBIP1 gene encoding beta-catenin-interacting protein 1: MNREGVPGKSPEEMYIQQKVRVLLMLRKMGSNLTASEEEFLRTYAGVVNSQLSQLPQHSIDQGAEDVVMAFSRSETEDRRQ; encoded by the exons atGAACCGTGAGGGCGTCCCCGGGAAGAGTCCGGAGGAGATGTACATCCAGCAGAAAGTGAGAGTCCTGCTCATGCTCAGGAAGATGGGATCAAAC ctgaCGGCCAGCGAGGAGGAGTTCCTGCGCACGTACGCGGGAGTGGTGAACAGCCAGCTGagccagctgccccagcactcCATCGACCAGG GTGCTGAGGATGTTGTGATGGCATTTTCCAGATCAGAGACAGAAGACAGAAGACAGTAA